From a region of the Megalops cyprinoides isolate fMegCyp1 chromosome 13, fMegCyp1.pri, whole genome shotgun sequence genome:
- the hypk gene encoding huntingtin-interacting protein K: protein MAAEGDVDLDLEAEENCTGKPAEKPRKHDSGAADLERVTDYAEEKEISSSDLETAMSVIGDRRSREQKAKQEREKELAKVTIKKEDVELIMSEMEIPRGMAERSLREHMGNVVEALIALTD, encoded by the exons ATGGCCGCTGAAGGAGATGTGGATTTGGACCTGGAAGCCGAGGAGAATTGTACTGGAAAGCCAGCAGAAAAACCTCGCAAACATGACAGCGGAGCGGCGGACTTGGAGCGGGTCACCGATTATGCCGAAGAAAAGGAAATATCCAGCTCCGATCTCGAAACG GCTATGTCAGTGATCGGCGACAGGAGGTCAAGAGAACAAAAAGCCAAACAGGAGAG agaaaaagagttggcCAAAGTCACCATTAAGAAAGAGGACGTAGAGCTCATA ATGAGCGAAATGGAGATCCCACGAGGCATGGCAGAACGCAGCCTCCGAGAACACATGGGCAATGTGGTGGAGGCACTGATCGCTCTTACAGACTGA